From Chromohalobacter canadensis, one genomic window encodes:
- a CDS encoding Na+/H+ antiporter: protein MKDFLSDLSGPANTMDILNLVFLLTLAVGISRILANIIPLPLPILQILMGCLLASPLFGMEVELDPEIFMMLFIPPLLFYDGWKIPKKEFTEHGGQIAAMSLLLVLVTVVAVGYFIHWLLPSIPLAASFALAAILSPTDALSVIAIAQGRLPRHMSHQLEGEAMMNDATGLVSFKIAIAAAMTGGFSLLSVSGEFLMVALGGLLIGGTLSWTVGKIKQWMTARNLYDPATYVVTILLLPFAAFYLAEHAGMSGILSAVAAGMVQSRVDMLPVKTSTRILNRSIWEMLDFTFNGVVFLLLGLQFPGIVERVWADSATQSYAMGTLVLYAVVLMALLLAIRFAFIYAYHWIETRLFKPRAKGGENQPLLLITTLSSVAGVRGAITLAGVLSVPLFINGVSFPGRDLMIFLAAAVIILSLLIGALGIPYFLRFLSLNDLEEHERELLKARRSASQAAVDWLEEWSKAQSSDELEPKGSVTARIIDSYRQEMQAMAMDRDDRADQARQLHQLETDLRIRAIQAQRRELYRLRKRRHIDEQMLQTLIRELDYEEAALQ from the coding sequence GTGAAAGACTTTCTTAGTGACCTATCCGGCCCTGCCAACACCATGGACATACTCAACCTCGTTTTTCTGCTTACCCTGGCCGTCGGCATCAGTCGAATACTGGCCAACATCATCCCCTTGCCCCTGCCCATCTTGCAGATCCTGATGGGCTGCCTGCTGGCTTCACCGCTTTTCGGGATGGAAGTCGAGCTGGACCCGGAAATCTTCATGATGCTGTTCATTCCACCGTTGCTGTTCTACGACGGCTGGAAGATTCCCAAGAAGGAATTCACCGAGCACGGTGGACAGATTGCCGCCATGTCGCTGCTGCTGGTACTGGTCACTGTGGTGGCGGTCGGTTACTTCATCCACTGGCTGTTGCCTTCGATTCCGCTGGCGGCCAGCTTCGCGCTAGCCGCCATCCTGTCGCCCACCGATGCGCTGTCGGTGATCGCCATTGCCCAGGGGCGCCTGCCGCGCCATATGTCGCACCAGCTGGAAGGCGAGGCGATGATGAACGACGCCACGGGGCTGGTCTCGTTCAAGATCGCCATCGCGGCCGCCATGACCGGCGGCTTCTCGTTGCTCTCCGTGTCCGGCGAGTTCCTGATGGTCGCGCTGGGCGGTCTACTGATCGGCGGCACGCTGAGCTGGACGGTCGGCAAGATCAAGCAGTGGATGACCGCACGCAACCTCTACGATCCGGCCACCTACGTGGTCACGATCCTGCTGCTGCCGTTCGCGGCGTTCTACCTCGCCGAACATGCCGGCATGTCGGGTATTCTCTCGGCGGTGGCCGCGGGCATGGTGCAGAGTCGTGTCGACATGCTGCCGGTGAAGACCAGCACCCGCATCCTCAATCGCAGCATCTGGGAAATGCTCGACTTCACCTTCAACGGCGTGGTGTTCCTGCTGCTCGGGTTGCAGTTCCCCGGCATCGTCGAGCGTGTGTGGGCGGATTCCGCCACGCAGAGCTACGCGATGGGTACGCTGGTGCTCTACGCCGTCGTGCTCATGGCGCTGCTGCTGGCGATCCGCTTTGCCTTCATCTATGCCTATCACTGGATCGAGACCCGCCTGTTCAAGCCGCGAGCCAAGGGCGGAGAGAACCAGCCGCTGCTGTTGATCACCACCCTCAGCTCGGTGGCCGGCGTGCGTGGGGCGATTACCCTCGCCGGCGTGCTTTCGGTGCCGTTGTTCATCAATGGCGTGTCTTTTCCCGGGCGCGACCTGATGATCTTTCTGGCGGCCGCGGTGATTATCCTGTCGTTGCTGATCGGCGCGCTGGGCATTCCCTACTTTTTGAGATTCCTGTCGCTGAACGACCTCGAGGAGCACGAACGCGAGTTGCTGAAGGCGCGGCGGAGCGCCTCCCAGGCCGCCGTCGACTGGCTGGAAGAGTGGTCAAAGGCACAATCGAGCGACGAACTCGAACCGAAAGGCTCGGTGACGGCCCGGATCATCGATTCCTATCGTCAGGAAATGCAGGCGATGGCGATGGATCGTGACGATCGGGCCGACCAGGCGCGTCAGCTTCACCAACTGGAAACGGATTTGCGCATCCGAGCCATTCAGGCCCAGCGCCGGGAGTTATATCGATTGCGCAAGCGGCGGCATATCGATGAACAGATGCTGCAGACCCTGATTCGCGAACTGGATTACGAAGAGGCTGCGCTTCAGTAG
- a CDS encoding carboxymuconolactone decarboxylase family protein, protein MDEQQLPSEAGAVAKRHPQIWKAYAELGKACAEAGPLDATTTRLVKLALAIGAGSEGAVHSHARRGLEESVPPEALKQVALLSIPTLGFPQAVAALTWIEDITDPA, encoded by the coding sequence ATGGATGAACAGCAGTTACCCTCGGAAGCAGGTGCCGTGGCCAAGCGCCACCCGCAGATCTGGAAGGCCTACGCTGAACTGGGCAAGGCCTGTGCCGAGGCCGGCCCGCTTGACGCGACGACGACCCGGCTCGTCAAGCTGGCCCTGGCCATTGGCGCGGGATCCGAAGGCGCCGTGCACTCTCATGCGCGCCGGGGATTGGAAGAGTCGGTGCCTCCCGAGGCGCTCAAGCAGGTCGCCCTGCTCTCGATTCCCACCCTGGGCTTCCCCCAGGCCGTGGCAGCGCTGACCTGGATCGAGGACATCACCGATCCGGCGTAG
- a CDS encoding ribonucleotide reductase subunit alpha, whose amino-acid sequence MAIANYAELLSEAHRQPEPQRLLFVFARAELPDNPDTQQQERFEQGEGGVLTPALCVDKTLDELSDMESLVVESQRTGVTWDIVFVAALAGDGTNPPTSEEAERPLQRMVEALQMGSIDNFLAFDRQGDSVDIQ is encoded by the coding sequence ATGGCCATCGCCAACTACGCCGAGCTTCTCAGCGAAGCGCACCGCCAGCCCGAGCCCCAGCGCCTGCTGTTCGTCTTCGCCAGGGCCGAACTGCCCGACAATCCCGACACGCAGCAGCAAGAACGCTTCGAACAGGGCGAAGGCGGCGTGCTGACACCGGCCCTGTGCGTCGACAAGACACTGGATGAACTGAGCGACATGGAATCACTGGTCGTGGAATCCCAACGCACCGGGGTGACCTGGGATATCGTCTTCGTCGCCGCCCTGGCCGGCGATGGAACGAACCCGCCGACCAGCGAAGAGGCCGAACGTCCCCTTCAGCGCATGGTCGAGGCCCTGCAGATGGGCAGCATCGATAACTTCCTGGCGTTCGACCGCCAGGGCGATAGCGTCGATATTCAGTAG
- a CDS encoding hypervirulence associated TUDOR domain-containing protein, with protein sequence MAKRFKVGDHVRWNSEAGHVSGRIIRVHTRDTEYKGHRRRASEDEPQYEIQSDKTDHIAMHKDSALSKIDE encoded by the coding sequence ATGGCCAAGCGTTTCAAGGTCGGCGATCACGTCCGCTGGAACTCGGAAGCGGGCCATGTCAGCGGACGGATCATCCGCGTTCACACCCGCGATACCGAATACAAGGGGCACCGGCGCCGCGCCAGCGAGGACGAACCGCAGTACGAGATCCAGAGCGACAAGACCGATCACATCGCCATGCACAAGGACTCGGCACTGAGCAAGATCGACGAGTAG
- the narL gene encoding two-component system response regulator NarL translates to MSETRILIVDDHPLFRRGVRQLVEMDPDMTIAGEASNGAEAVEAAGTLELDLILMDLNMARMDGLEALRQIRSNGVDTRLVMLTVSDADDDVVAALRAGADGYLLKDMEPEDLLARIKEAAEGKLVISPQLAAILAGIVSGGRAAPVDALSSLTSRELDILRTLARGMSNKMIARRLDITEGTVKVHVKNLLKKLGLRSRVEAAVWAVNHGVS, encoded by the coding sequence ATGAGCGAAACACGCATCCTGATCGTCGACGACCATCCGCTGTTCCGGCGCGGCGTGCGCCAGCTGGTCGAGATGGATCCGGACATGACCATCGCCGGCGAGGCATCCAACGGCGCCGAAGCCGTCGAGGCCGCCGGCACGCTCGAGCTTGACCTGATCCTGATGGATCTGAACATGGCCAGGATGGACGGGCTGGAGGCCCTGCGTCAGATTCGCAGCAACGGCGTCGATACGCGCCTCGTGATGCTCACGGTGTCCGATGCCGACGACGATGTGGTCGCCGCGCTGCGCGCCGGTGCCGACGGTTACCTTCTCAAGGACATGGAGCCCGAGGACCTGCTGGCGCGTATCAAGGAGGCCGCCGAGGGCAAGCTGGTGATCAGTCCGCAGCTCGCCGCCATCCTGGCGGGCATCGTCAGCGGCGGCCGCGCCGCACCCGTCGATGCGTTGTCGTCGCTCACCTCGCGCGAACTGGATATCCTGCGGACACTGGCCCGCGGCATGAGCAACAAGATGATCGCGCGGCGGCTCGATATCACCGAGGGCACGGTGAAGGTTCACGTCAAGAACCTGCTCAAGAAACTCGGCCTGCGTTCGCGGGTGGAGGCGGCGGTGTGGGCGGTCAATCATGGGGTCTCGTAA
- a CDS encoding type IV pili methyl-accepting chemotaxis transducer N-terminal domain-containing protein, giving the protein MSQSLTRSLIFRAGLAMAGIVVLALTSMLGSIMIAETASGDAAAINQAGTLRMQAYRLLSTRLQAPVDDEVLRQRIEHFDADLTSPVITGLIPDGPQHPLTQRYVGVTEMWQDMLRPALLAAESRPSRALIGQTAEFVGEVDRLVGQLQQGAESRIRMLHLLQGIVLFLTLILVLGTMYKLVNDVMPPLRELFHVVNRVRHGDFTGRVAYEGNDELGLISRTLNQMNESLSRMYAELEQRVEAKTAELKRSNESLRLLYEAARQLNSSTPGSEDFCDVLDHLERVTGLGPITLCLSQGEAERAYQRISTQLGDRPDFCRAPDCGPCLSGERVPPRVRPVVVSESDRRYGVLLIQHPAGASPLRWQMDLVETVAGLIATALSLAQNNDEQRRLALMDERAVIARELHDSLAQSLSYLKIQVARLQMLIRQQSSSADQDAVIDELREGLNSAYRQLRELLNTFRLKMTEPGLEAALNETVREFAQRTELKILLEYELRHCPLTPNEEIHVLQIVREALSNVVHHARAENCDIHLQTTDSGQVRVSIRDDGVGLPEQHARLNHYGTTIMDERATGLGGALEMHNRAEGGTEVVLRFIPQVTAGSESVNLLGGTQ; this is encoded by the coding sequence ATGTCCCAATCCCTTACCCGTTCGCTGATCTTCCGGGCCGGCCTCGCCATGGCGGGGATCGTCGTGCTCGCCCTGACCAGCATGCTCGGGTCGATCATGATCGCCGAGACCGCCAGTGGCGATGCCGCGGCCATCAACCAGGCCGGTACTCTGCGCATGCAGGCCTACCGCTTGCTGAGTACGCGCCTGCAGGCCCCGGTGGATGACGAGGTGCTGCGCCAGCGGATCGAGCACTTCGATGCCGACCTGACCAGCCCGGTCATCACCGGATTGATTCCCGACGGTCCGCAGCATCCTCTGACCCAGCGCTACGTCGGCGTGACCGAGATGTGGCAGGACATGCTGCGCCCGGCCCTGCTGGCCGCCGAGTCACGTCCATCTCGGGCTCTGATTGGCCAGACCGCCGAGTTCGTCGGCGAGGTGGATCGCCTGGTCGGCCAGTTGCAGCAGGGCGCCGAGTCGCGGATCCGGATGCTGCATCTGCTTCAGGGCATCGTTCTGTTCCTGACCCTGATCCTGGTGCTGGGGACCATGTACAAGCTGGTCAATGATGTGATGCCGCCGCTGCGCGAGCTGTTCCACGTGGTCAATCGGGTGCGTCACGGCGACTTCACGGGGCGTGTGGCTTATGAGGGCAACGATGAACTGGGTCTGATCTCGCGCACCCTCAATCAGATGAACGAAAGCCTGTCGCGGATGTATGCGGAACTCGAGCAGCGGGTGGAAGCCAAGACGGCCGAACTCAAGCGCAGCAACGAGTCGTTGCGGCTGCTCTACGAGGCCGCACGGCAGCTCAACAGCTCGACCCCCGGCAGCGAGGATTTCTGCGATGTGCTCGATCACCTGGAACGGGTCACGGGACTCGGCCCGATCACCCTGTGCCTGTCGCAGGGCGAGGCCGAACGTGCCTATCAGCGTATTTCCACCCAACTGGGCGATCGCCCCGATTTCTGCCGGGCGCCGGATTGCGGCCCCTGCCTGAGTGGCGAGCGGGTGCCGCCGCGGGTACGCCCGGTGGTGGTCAGCGAGTCCGACCGCCGCTATGGCGTGCTGTTGATTCAGCACCCGGCGGGGGCCTCTCCGCTGCGCTGGCAGATGGATCTGGTCGAGACCGTGGCGGGGCTGATCGCCACGGCGCTCTCGCTGGCTCAGAACAATGACGAGCAGCGTCGCCTGGCGTTGATGGACGAACGTGCGGTGATCGCCCGGGAGCTGCACGACTCGTTGGCCCAGTCGCTCTCGTATCTGAAGATCCAGGTGGCGCGCCTGCAGATGCTGATTCGTCAGCAGAGTTCGTCAGCCGATCAGGATGCGGTCATCGACGAACTGCGCGAGGGACTGAACTCGGCCTACCGACAGCTGCGCGAGCTGCTCAACACCTTCCGCCTGAAGATGACCGAGCCGGGGCTCGAGGCCGCGCTCAACGAGACGGTGCGTGAATTCGCCCAGCGCACTGAGCTGAAAATCCTGCTCGAATACGAGCTGCGGCACTGTCCGCTGACCCCCAACGAGGAGATTCATGTGCTGCAGATCGTGCGCGAGGCGCTCTCCAACGTGGTTCATCACGCCAGGGCCGAAAACTGCGATATTCACTTGCAGACTACCGACTCGGGGCAGGTCAGGGTGTCTATCCGCGACGACGGGGTGGGCTTGCCCGAGCAGCACGCGCGGCTCAACCACTATGGCACCACGATCATGGACGAGCGTGCCACCGGCCTGGGCGGCGCGCTCGAAATGCACAATCGCGCCGAGGGCGGAACGGAAGTGGTACTGCGTTTTATCCCGCAGGTCACCGCCGGGAGCGAATCGGTCAATCTGCTGGGAGGGACTCAATGA
- a CDS encoding MFS transporter codes for MKNLEGVTRPDQYRALTLSTLAFTVCFAVWTIFSIIGVRIKQDLGLSETEFGILVATPVLTGSISRIFLGIWTEQLGGRRVFSILMLVTSVCVFLLSYVETYWMFLIAALGVGLAGGSFIVGIAYTSYWFEEERQGTALGIFGAGNVGAAVTNFGAPFLLIALGWERTAVIYAVVLAIMAVVFWVFAQEDPMTMARRRAGTRGTSALTQLEPLRHPQVWRFALYYFFVFGGFVALASYLPRYYVGAYDVSIAVAGTLTALYSLPASVFRAFGGYLSDRFGARAVMYLTFIVSLVCLFLLAYPETRYAVQGKEGLIEFSLAMPLWGVVVLTVLLGFFMSLGKAAVYKHIPVYYPNNVGSVGGLVGMIGGLGGFFLPITFGIVLDLTGVWTTSYMVMFVLVAVSLVWMHVAIRRMERRHIPELSEERYRYLPEVQDSTDGNRRKTGETDARP; via the coding sequence ATGAAGAACCTGGAAGGCGTAACGAGGCCCGATCAGTACCGGGCACTGACGCTGAGCACCCTGGCGTTCACCGTGTGCTTTGCGGTATGGACGATTTTTTCGATTATCGGCGTGAGGATCAAGCAGGATCTGGGCCTCAGCGAGACGGAGTTCGGCATCCTGGTCGCGACCCCTGTGCTGACCGGCTCCATCAGCCGGATCTTCCTCGGCATCTGGACCGAACAGCTCGGTGGCCGTCGGGTATTCAGCATCCTCATGCTCGTGACCTCGGTGTGCGTATTCCTGCTCTCCTACGTGGAGACCTACTGGATGTTCCTGATCGCCGCCCTCGGTGTGGGTCTGGCGGGCGGATCGTTCATCGTGGGGATTGCCTACACCTCCTACTGGTTCGAGGAAGAGCGCCAAGGCACCGCGCTGGGAATCTTCGGCGCCGGCAACGTGGGCGCGGCGGTCACCAATTTCGGCGCCCCGTTCTTGCTGATCGCCCTCGGCTGGGAACGCACTGCGGTGATCTACGCCGTGGTTCTGGCGATCATGGCGGTGGTGTTCTGGGTGTTCGCCCAGGAAGACCCGATGACGATGGCCCGTCGCCGCGCCGGCACCCGTGGCACCTCCGCGCTTACCCAACTCGAGCCTTTGCGTCATCCCCAGGTATGGCGCTTCGCGCTCTACTACTTCTTCGTGTTTGGCGGCTTCGTCGCCCTCGCCTCCTACCTGCCACGCTACTACGTCGGCGCCTACGATGTGAGCATCGCGGTCGCCGGCACTCTCACGGCACTGTATTCGCTGCCGGCAAGCGTGTTCCGGGCCTTTGGCGGCTACCTCTCCGACCGTTTCGGTGCCCGCGCGGTCATGTATCTGACCTTCATCGTCTCGCTGGTATGCCTGTTCCTGCTCGCCTACCCGGAGACTCGATACGCCGTTCAGGGCAAGGAAGGCTTGATCGAGTTCAGCTTGGCGATGCCGCTATGGGGCGTGGTAGTGCTGACGGTGCTGCTCGGTTTCTTCATGTCCCTGGGCAAGGCGGCCGTCTACAAGCACATCCCCGTCTACTACCCGAATAACGTCGGCTCCGTCGGCGGCCTGGTGGGCATGATCGGCGGCCTGGGCGGCTTTTTCCTGCCCATCACCTTTGGAATCGTGCTCGACCTCACCGGCGTCTGGACCACCTCTTACATGGTGATGTTCGTGCTCGTTGCCGTTTCCCTGGTCTGGATGCACGTGGCGATCCGACGCATGGAGCGCCGGCACATCCCCGAGCTCTCGGAGGAGCGCTACCGGTACCTGCCGGAAGTTCAGGACTCGACGGACGGAAACCGCCGCAAGACCGGGGAGACGGATGCCCGACCCTAA
- a CDS encoding NarK family nitrate/nitrite MFS transporter, producing MSMDNTLHKGEHPRVLTDWRPEDTDSWESVGKAIATRNLWISIFCLLLAFCVWMVWSVVVAKLPQVGFDYTSNQLFWLAALPGLSGATLRIFYSFMVPIVGGRRFTALSTASLALPALWIGFAVQNPDTPYLVMLIVALLCGFGGGNFASSMANISFFYPKREKGNALALNAGLGNLGVSVMQFVVPLVITAGVFGALGGEPQMLGDSQRLWLQNAGFIWVPFILLGAAAAWFGMNDIASARSSFKDQSVIFKRKHNWLMCMLYTGTFGSFIGYSAGFPLLASNQFPEVDVLKFAFLGPLVGALSRAGTGWVSDRFGGARVTLWVFAGMIICVAGVLFFLGIKDQPGAFWGFFAMFLLLFFFTGVGNASTFQMIPEIFRQEVARLMPNLDSAAQRQQGDKESAATIGFTSAIAAYGAFFIPKTFGSSIALTGGAESALYGFIVFYALCMGLTWFYYTRRNAETPC from the coding sequence ATGTCCATGGACAACACGTTACACAAAGGTGAGCACCCGCGGGTGCTCACCGACTGGCGCCCCGAGGATACCGACTCCTGGGAGAGCGTCGGCAAGGCCATCGCCACCCGCAACCTGTGGATCTCCATTTTCTGTCTGCTGCTGGCCTTCTGCGTATGGATGGTCTGGTCGGTGGTGGTCGCCAAGCTGCCCCAGGTGGGTTTCGACTATACCTCCAACCAGTTGTTCTGGCTGGCCGCGCTGCCGGGCCTGTCAGGTGCCACGCTGCGCATCTTCTACAGCTTCATGGTGCCGATCGTCGGCGGCCGACGCTTTACCGCGCTTTCGACCGCTTCGCTGGCCCTGCCGGCGCTGTGGATCGGCTTTGCGGTGCAAAACCCGGATACCCCCTATCTGGTGATGCTGATCGTGGCACTGCTGTGCGGCTTCGGCGGCGGCAACTTCGCCTCCAGCATGGCCAACATCTCGTTTTTCTACCCCAAGCGCGAGAAAGGCAATGCCCTGGCGCTCAATGCCGGCCTGGGCAACCTGGGGGTCAGCGTCATGCAGTTCGTGGTGCCGCTGGTGATCACCGCCGGGGTCTTCGGGGCGCTGGGCGGCGAGCCGCAGATGCTGGGGGATAGCCAGCGCCTGTGGTTGCAGAACGCCGGCTTCATCTGGGTGCCGTTCATCCTGCTCGGCGCCGCGGCCGCCTGGTTCGGCATGAACGACATCGCCAGCGCGCGCTCCTCGTTCAAGGATCAGTCGGTCATCTTCAAGCGCAAGCACAACTGGCTGATGTGCATGCTCTATACCGGCACATTCGGCAGTTTCATCGGCTATTCCGCCGGCTTTCCGCTGCTGGCATCCAATCAGTTCCCCGAGGTCGACGTACTCAAGTTCGCCTTCTTGGGGCCGCTGGTGGGGGCGCTGTCGCGTGCCGGCACCGGCTGGGTCTCGGACCGCTTCGGCGGTGCCCGGGTCACGCTGTGGGTGTTCGCGGGGATGATCATTTGTGTCGCCGGGGTACTGTTCTTCCTCGGCATCAAGGACCAGCCGGGCGCGTTCTGGGGCTTCTTCGCCATGTTCCTGCTGCTGTTCTTCTTTACCGGAGTAGGCAACGCCAGCACCTTCCAGATGATTCCCGAGATCTTCCGCCAGGAGGTGGCGCGCCTGATGCCGAACCTCGATAGCGCGGCACAACGTCAGCAGGGCGACAAGGAATCCGCGGCAACCATCGGCTTTACCTCGGCGATCGCCGCCTACGGTGCCTTCTTCATTCCCAAGACCTTCGGCAGCTCCATCGCATTGACCGGCGGTGCGGAATCGGCACTCTACGGCTTCATCGTCTTCTATGCGCTGTGCATGGGCCTGACCTGGTTCTATTACACTCGCAGGAATGCCGAGACACCCTGCTGA
- the narH gene encoding nitrate reductase subunit beta, whose amino-acid sequence MKIRSQVGMVLNLDKCIGCHTCSVTCKNVWTSREGVEYAWFNNVETKPGIGYPKEWENQQKWKGGWLRNRNGSIQPRIGGRYRVLAKLFANPDLPEIDDYYEPFDFDYQHLHQAGEGKHQPVARPRSAITGQRMNKIEWGPNWEEILGTEFSKRRKDKNFEQVQADIYGQFENTFMMYLPRLCEHCLNPTCVASCPSGAIYKREEDGIVLIDQDKCRGWRMCISGCPYKKIYYNWKTGKSEKCIFCYPRIESGMPTVCSETCVGRIRYLGVLLYDADRIQEVASSPDERDLYHRQREIFLDPNDPEVIAQAKRDGIPENVIKAAQASPVYKLAMDWGLALPLHPEYRTLPMVWYVPPLSPIQSAAEAGHIESDGVLPDIESLRIPVRYLANLLTAGEEEPVVLALKRLMAMRLYKRAQQVDGHRAEEVLDAVGLTEAQVEEMYRYLAIANYEDRFVIPTSHREQARDAFPERGGCGFSFGNGCHGGDSDASLFGARRQTTMLVKPMTHPDDEPTALATTEAVNHYTPTPAPKRPAPEEESNA is encoded by the coding sequence ATGAAAATTCGCTCGCAGGTGGGCATGGTCCTCAACCTCGACAAGTGTATCGGCTGCCACACCTGCTCGGTGACCTGCAAGAACGTCTGGACCAGCCGCGAGGGGGTCGAGTACGCCTGGTTCAACAATGTCGAGACCAAGCCCGGCATCGGCTACCCGAAGGAGTGGGAGAACCAGCAGAAGTGGAAAGGCGGCTGGCTGCGCAACAGGAACGGCTCCATCCAGCCGCGCATCGGCGGTCGCTACCGGGTACTGGCCAAGCTGTTCGCCAACCCCGACCTGCCCGAGATCGACGACTACTACGAGCCGTTCGACTTCGACTACCAGCACCTGCATCAGGCCGGCGAAGGCAAGCACCAGCCCGTGGCGCGCCCGCGCAGCGCCATCACCGGGCAGCGCATGAACAAGATCGAATGGGGGCCCAACTGGGAAGAGATCCTCGGCACCGAGTTTTCCAAGCGCCGCAAGGACAAGAACTTCGAGCAGGTCCAGGCCGACATCTACGGCCAGTTCGAGAACACCTTCATGATGTACCTGCCGCGCCTGTGCGAGCACTGCCTCAACCCGACGTGCGTGGCGTCGTGCCCGAGTGGCGCGATCTACAAGCGCGAGGAAGACGGCATCGTGCTGATCGACCAAGACAAGTGCCGCGGCTGGCGCATGTGCATCTCCGGCTGCCCCTACAAGAAGATCTATTACAACTGGAAGACCGGCAAGTCCGAGAAGTGCATCTTCTGCTACCCGCGCATCGAGTCCGGCATGCCGACGGTCTGCTCCGAGACCTGCGTGGGCCGCATCCGCTATCTCGGCGTGTTGCTGTACGACGCCGACCGTATCCAGGAAGTGGCGTCTTCCCCCGACGAGCGCGACCTCTACCACCGCCAGCGCGAGATCTTCCTCGACCCGAACGACCCCGAGGTGATCGCCCAGGCCAAACGTGACGGCATTCCAGAGAACGTGATCAAGGCCGCCCAGGCCTCGCCGGTCTATAAGCTGGCCATGGACTGGGGCCTGGCGCTGCCGCTGCATCCGGAGTACCGCACCCTGCCGATGGTGTGGTACGTGCCGCCGCTGTCGCCGATCCAGTCCGCCGCCGAGGCCGGACACATCGAAAGCGACGGCGTGCTGCCCGACATCGAGTCGCTGCGCATCCCGGTACGCTATCTCGCCAACCTGCTCACCGCCGGGGAGGAAGAGCCCGTGGTGCTCGCCCTCAAACGCCTGATGGCGATGCGTCTGTACAAACGTGCCCAGCAGGTCGACGGCCACAGGGCCGAGGAGGTGCTCGACGCCGTGGGCCTGACCGAAGCCCAGGTCGAGGAGATGTACCGCTACCTGGCCATCGCCAATTACGAAGACCGCTTCGTGATCCCCACCAGCCATCGCGAGCAGGCCCGAGATGCCTTCCCCGAACGCGGCGGCTGCGGCTTCTCGTTCGGCAATGGCTGCCATGGCGGCGACAGCGATGCCAGCCTGTTCGGCGCGCGCAGGCAAACCACCATGCTGGTCAAGCCAATGACCCACCCGGATGACGAACCCACGGCTCTGGCCACGACAGAGGCCGTCAACCACTACACGCCGACACCGGCCCCGAAACGCCCCGCGCCGGAGGAAGAGTCCAATGCGTAG
- the narJ gene encoding nitrate reductase molybdenum cofactor assembly chaperone — protein MRSLIVLARLLDYPTEELQRAATEMQNVIADEAHLSHPQRAALHGWIGRIATSDLLDLQADYVALFDKGRSTSLLLFEHVHGESRDRGQAMVDLLEQYRQAGFELSARELPDYLPVFLEYLSTRDEADIAQQLSDIAHILALLAARLRERESDHALVPTALLAMVGADTAIDEHAEAVSKEARDDTPAALDAVWEEEAVRFNAASDEDCALQSATGRRQAELKRQSQAEMPIRIVPPVVDATLGH, from the coding sequence ATGCGTAGCCTGATCGTACTTGCCCGTCTGCTCGACTACCCCACCGAGGAATTGCAGCGGGCCGCCACCGAGATGCAGAACGTCATCGCCGACGAAGCCCACCTGAGCCATCCCCAGCGCGCCGCGCTGCATGGCTGGATCGGGCGTATCGCGACCAGCGACCTGCTCGATCTGCAGGCCGACTACGTGGCGCTGTTCGACAAGGGCCGGTCGACCTCGCTGCTGCTGTTCGAGCACGTCCACGGCGAATCCCGCGACCGTGGCCAGGCCATGGTCGACCTGCTCGAACAGTACCGCCAGGCCGGCTTCGAGCTCAGCGCTCGCGAACTACCGGACTACCTGCCGGTGTTCCTCGAGTACCTGTCGACCCGCGACGAGGCCGACATCGCCCAGCAGCTGAGCGATATCGCCCATATCCTGGCGCTGCTCGCCGCCCGCCTGCGGGAACGCGAGTCCGACCATGCACTAGTGCCCACCGCGCTGCTGGCCATGGTCGGCGCCGATACCGCCATCGACGAGCACGCCGAGGCGGTCAGCAAGGAAGCGCGCGACGACACCCCCGCCGCCCTCGACGCGGTGTGGGAAGAGGAAGCCGTGCGCTTCAACGCCGCCTCCGACGAGGATTGTGCCCTGCAGTCCGCCACCGGCCGTCGCCAGGCGGAACTCAAGCGCCAGTCCCAGGCCGAGATGCCGATCCGCATCGTACCGCCCGTCGTCGACGCCACTTTAGGTCACTGA